A region of the Haematobia irritans isolate KBUSLIRL chromosome 5, ASM5000362v1, whole genome shotgun sequence genome:
aaacatgtttgaaaaatgattgaaagtaaatatttttcaaacgttcgtGAGTGTTGGGTGATTTAAATAATAGGGGTGGCAGGAGTGACCGTTAATTCGAATTGGTAGTATTAATTCACGATAGTCCATATCAACCCTGGTGGAGAAAATGCCGAGGACAGACATTTGCTTTTGGGGAATAAAAGGAAAATATGGCCGAAAGAAAATGAGAAAAATGGTCGATCATGGAAAGTTGGCGTCTGGTGAGAGGGGGTATATAAGCCAATGGCAAGAGATGAAGTAGCCattgctgagtggacagcgacagtGGGAAAtcatttgaattgaaataaaatattaaaaagaaacAGCATAGTTGTGTTGATAAAAGTTGCATGAATGTGTTTATTGATTTGTTAcgataataatattaattaataaatattatattgcAATAATAAAGTGAGTAATACGTTGTCTGTTGAATGCATTAGAGTAGCTTGTTgattttctgtgtatgtttttttgtgtaaatagaaACATCGCCGGCAATTGTGACGTTCACACTGGCCTTCGTTGCTGTACGGAGGGCCAGTGTCTCTTTTTTGGTTTTGGCGGATTGAGTCTCTGGTATCGGCAAAAAGCTCCATAGACATAATTTCCCGATTATTGGACGGACACTACGCAAGCGTGATCATATCATTCCTGGCCAAGTAAGCTGATGTTTGACCGTGGTGGGATTTGAATGAAGATCCATATAAATTGAATTACTGCCACCGTACGGAAAGCTGgaaagaagaagaaacaagatattaCTTTATTAAAAGCCTGACTGCGTAAAACAGGTAAAGAAAGTACCTTACCAATTTGtgtgtgtccgtttatatgctgTAATCGTTGTTCCGCAAACAAATTTTCACCTGAAAtacgtataaaaaaaaaataaggataAATAATAACCAGGAAATATATATgatatagtttaaaaaaaaagaaggcataacaaaatttagaagaaaatcattgtagCAGTAGAGATAGGAATATAGTGATTAGTACATAAGTAAAGTTAGGATTTGACTATTTGATTGTAAGGGGAATAATATCTTggtgttttattgaaataaaggcTTAGGGAATCAATCAGATTTCGTAGTCCCTGTTCGTTTTGTTTGGCGTTATTACTGCTGGAAGTAAGAAGTGCAGAAAAGTCTGTTAAGAGAGCTCTTTTAATAGGAAAGTAGAGTAAAATATTAGCGCGGATATTTGCGCTGTGAGCAAGGGCTTTAGGAATCGTGTTGTTTGTCCTAAATAGTGAGCCAGAAACTTAGTGTTAGAAAGATATTGTtcttcacttgttttttttattgttaattgGTTTTGTAAGTTTTTGAAATTGTAATATTAGGATAAGGAGCATAAAGCGAGTTAGGATTAGTACCATTATCTGTTCTTTAAAGAAACAATAAATTTAGTATGTTGTAATTTATGaaacgaaacaatatgtgttggtAATTAACAAATAAGGGGGCAAAGGAATGAGGTAAGTGTGTGAGTTCGGTGTGTGGTATTCGGGGGTCCAATAATCGTGGCGAGGGCAGTTTTGGACCTAGGTTGGGCGGGCGAGCGAGGGGCTCGACATCAAGGCCTCTATATCGGTGTTTTCCCCAGTGTCAGTAAATTTTGTCTTCGTAATTCCCTCTTTTCAATGTTTGTGCTGTGTGTTCAATGTTGGCGGGTTGAGGACTTCGCCCAAAGAGACCGCCATAGCTAGTCGGACGGCCATATTGAACTTTAGAATAAACACGCACATAACAGAAATGGCGCCCAATCTAAAAGTAAGGACATAATACCTGATATCGCGTCTTTAAACTGATCTGTGATATTAGGATAGACAAATTTGTGCAATAACACCGACGCACAAAGTTCATAGAATACTAGAATTAGAGCAATAGACCAAAGGAAACtattttaatctttttactgTGATAAATTAATGCAGCCAACCTTGTATGAATCAAGTTTTGTAGTGCAATAATAAATCTAGTTTCAAAAAGAATGTTTTCTCCATGATACCACGGACAGTGCAATATCGTGTTAGTTCCGAATTGGACAACACATGTGTTGTACAAGTCTTGTTTGTCTTTatgtaaactttgttttttgttttttaaatcgaCTAAGCAAAATAGAATCCAAGAAAGTTTTCAAGTAGGGAAAGTGCAATAGCCGTTTCGTGTAAGAAGCGAAAGTCAGATGTGTTGCGTTTACCGTCTGCCATGATCTTTTCTGCAAGGTGAGAAAGAAGGGCAGAAATGTCATGGGCCTTGGAGAAATGGGTTTTTTTCGTTTGCAATTGGTTCTCACTTGTTAATGTCTTGGAAAACATCGATATATCTCAACAGAGATCGCTTTaaggaaaataataataaaggaataaataataaaacaaccaCACTAGAAGCACACACTTGCCTCTGGAAATGCCAATGCCCCCTAATAATATATGTGTTACTGTGAGAAAAAAGTGTTTGTTGAGCTGTAGTCTATGTTATTTAGAGTAATTTgtattattgatatttttatattattggtCGTTGTCATTCATTATATTACTGCTATATTAATATTATAAGTGAACATAAGTATTGAAAATTTGGGACGATTCGAGTCCAAAAGGGAGAAAAAATTCGGTGGACATAATTAGGGCCATGAGCTATTATACTCGCTCTAAGGGTAAGAACAAAAGAGTGAGAAACGAATCCTTTGACTTCAATCGATCGACTTATTATCCGAGGAATAAGAAAAAATTACGACCCACGTACGAAGACGAAATGACAGATCCGAATGCCAACATGAATACGTTCCAATTTATGGATCTGGCCGATACAATAATGAGAAGGGGGCCAAACGATACGAATGCCTCTCTTGGCAATAACCAACACTCTAACAATGGGACAGGGGAAACTTTTCCACCAGGTGTTAGGGATTTAGTTCAGGACGAAGCAGCGTCCGTCCAGAGATCACTTGAGGATAAGGTTAAGGATATGGTCAGAACGGAAATGGCAGACGTCCGGAAAATGATTGATTCTCTTGCGAAGGGAATGAAAGAGTTGTCTGATGTCGTTCAGAAACAATCAACTATGCCTCGAATTCCAGACATGCCGAATACGAGTAGTTCGACCACTACAGATAGACCAACTAATGAAGTTCAGGCTCTGGCTAATTCAAACCCAAATCCGATTGTTCAATTGCCAAGCACTTCCCAAACACCTTCTAGCAGCAGTGGTCTCGCCCCTAGGTTGAATATCAACAATGAACCACTCAGAATCCGAGTGGATAAATTGGGATTAAATTTCAGTGGCGATCCAAGAGATCTAAGGGTCAATGATTTTATATATCGGTTGGAAGTTATGCAGGCCCAATACAACATTCCTTGGGCCGAAGTTTTAAGGGATTTCTCGTTTTTAGTGTCAGGACAGGCTCGGGACTGGTATTGGCTTCATAGACGGAGCAACTTAGGTACAGACTGGGAAGGTTTAAAACATGCCTTGCTCAGCCAATATCAAACACCACAATCTAAGTTTGACATTCTGCGAGAGCTGCTTGAACGTAAGCAGAGACACAACGAGACGGTTAATGGCTATTTTCACGAAATGGGGATTTTGCGCTCAAGATTAATGCAGCCTATCTATGAATATGAAATGATTAAAATCTTGAAAGGCAACATACGAGAAGATATCAAACGCCACGTGTATCAAATGACGATATCTTCAGTAGAACAACTTCGAATTGAATGTACCGAGGCCGAGCGAAATTTCCCAAGACGTGAAAACAGAGCTATGCCTGGTCCACAGAGACCCAGTAGACAGGTGAATGAAGTGTACGAACAGAATTACGGATGCTCGGACGAGGACCCGAATATTGATATAGAAGAGGATGTTTCAGCTTTACGCGTTCCTCCACAACCAAGATCAAGGATTATATGTTGGAACTGTAGGGAAGGTGGACACATGTTCATGGACTGTCCTGCAGAGTTTAGGAAGCTTTTTTGTTACAAGTGTGGCAAACCAGACACTGTAACCCCAAAGTGTCCCATATGTCAGCAGGGAAACCAGAGGAAGGACGTGGCGATTACAGGGGAGCGACGTCCGACCGACAACCCTGTAACACAGAATCAGTAGATAATAggatgattaaaattttaagtaatgaTAAGCCTAGGAATGATAAGAATAGTATTAGGATAAATTTGGAGAATTTTGGTCAGGCGGAGAGACATTATGTCCCTTTAGAACAACGGAAACTAAATTATGAGAAGATTAGAGAAAGGATTTTCAACTCTGAGTTAAAATCAATCCCGAAAAAAATCGTCAGATTGAGAGAAAAGGCCAAGGAGTGGCGGGATCAAAAAAGATATCTGGTTGATTCCTTAACGAGGGTCACGAAATTACCGAATGATCCTAGAGTTTACGCTGAAGTCAAGATTTCGGGAAAGTCAATAAAAGGACTTCTAGATTCCGGGGCAACGGTCAGCATGTTAGGAAAGGACTGCAGGGAGATTGTTGAGGAGTTGGAAATTCCAATTATACCAATCTCAAGTAGTGTTACCACAGCTGGCGGAAAGAAATAtagaattttgggaaaaataaaagttacTGTGGCGTATCTAGATCAGGAAAAGGAAATAAGTTTGTTCCTGTGCCccgacttggaacaaaatttatacCTAGGAATCGATTTCTGGCGGTTGTTCCAATTAGCCCCTGATTTGTTGAGTGTAGCGGAGATAAACATCGAAAAGATAACGGAAAACATGGCTAACCCTGATGCGATATATAAGATGAACCCTCATGAGTTAACGGAAGAACAATCTAAACGATTAAATGATGTTATCCATCAATTCAGTACTTTCGAAAAAGATGGATTAGGCTGTACATCATTGGAAAAGCACACTATTAAGTTAGTCGAAGGAGCTGAACCCGTTAAAGATCGTCATTATCCGATGTCTCCAGCCGTGCAAGCGATAACCTATCAGGAAGTCGATAATATGTTAGCTCTAAACGTGATTGAGGAGAGTGAGAGTCCGTGGAGCAACCGAACTACAGTTGTACGAAAACCTGGAAAGAATCGTTTTTGTCtcgacgcacgaaaattgaacaagTTGACTGTTAAGGACGCCTATCCGCTGCAAAATATAGACGGTATATTAAGCCGTATTGACGAAACCCATTATATTAGCAGCGTGGACCTGAAATATGCTTTCTGGCAGATTGAGCTAGATGAAGAGAGTAAGTCATACACTGCCTTTACGGTCCCAGGTCGTCCATTGTACCAGTTCCGTGTGATGCCGTTCGGCTTGTGTAATGCTGCACAAAGATTATGCCGACTGATGGACAAAGTTGTTCCCCAACGTTTGAAGGAGAACGTCTTCGTGTACTTGGACGACCTCTTGATCATTTCTGGCAATTTTGACGAACATCTGAGGCTCCTAAGCGAAGTGGCACAATGTCTAAAGAAAGCGGGTCTCACGATAGGACTTAAGAAGTCACAGTTTTGTTTTCGACAACTTAAGTATTTGGGCTTTATAATTGGGGAAGGTGTGTTACGGACGGACCCCGAGAAAATAGAGGCAATTCGGAAAATAAAGGtgccaaaaagtgcaagagagGTACGAAGTTTCCTGGGGACAGCTGGTTGGTACCGAAGGTTTATAAAGGACTTTGCAACAATCTCGGCTCCACTCACTGATACTCTGAAGAAGTCGCCAAGGTTTGTCATGAATGAGGAAGCAAAAAGGGCATTTGAGAGTCTCAAAATTGCCCTAACTTCTGCACCGGTTTTGCGTCATGCGGATTTTTCAAAACCGTTTTATATTCAGTGCGATGCATCCGAATATGGCATAGGCGCTGTGCTGTTTCAGTTGAATGTTCAGGGGGAAGAACATCCAATTGCGTTTTATTCCCAAAAGTTGAATAAATGCCAAAGAAATTACAGCGTAACCGAAAAAGAGTGCCTGGCTGCGGTAATGGCAATCAAAAAGTTTCGGCCCTATGTTGAACTTATGGAGTTTACTATAATTACGGATCATTCGAGTTTGCAATGGCTTATGAATCTGAAAGACCTTAGTGGTCGTTTAGCTCGTTGGTCATTGCAACTCCAAGGATATAATTTCCATATTGAACACAGAAAGGGTAAGGACAACGTAGTGGCCGATATGCTTTCTCGATTGCCCATTGCAGAAGAGATAGAAATGAACCAGGTACTCGATTTTGAGACTACGGAATTCGATAGCGACTTTTACCGAGAATTGAGGGAGACAATAGAGGAGAATAAAGACCAGTTACCCGATCTCCGAATTGTtgataatatgatatttaaaaaaggACACGTTACGAACGATGAGTATTCTCAAGAATTCCAGTGGAAATTGTGGATTCCGGACTCCTTGACCCAGACTTTGATTGAACAAGCCCATGATAAGACTACTTCTGCACATGGAGGGATATCAAAAACGTTGTATCGTTTAAGGGAAAAATATTATTGGCCAAAAATGGCGAAGCAAGTACGTGAATACATTTCTAAGTGTACAGTGTGCAAGGAGACCAAACCGACAAATGAAAATACGCAGCCAACGATAGGAAACGAGGTAGTTACCGAACGCCcctttcaaaaattgtatgttgATTTCCTGGGAAAATACCCACGATCGAAAAGTGGAAATTGTTTCATTTTCATCGTAGTAGATCATTTCAGTAAATTCACATTTTTGAAGGCAATGCGTGAGGCAACGGCaatgaatgtggtaaaatttatgattgaagacatttttcgGAAGTTCGGGGTACCCGAGACCATACATAGTGACAACGGCGCTCAGTTTATCTCGAAAGCGTTTAAGGACATGATTGAAACATATGGAATTAACCATGTCCAAACGGCTCCCTACTCTCCTCAATCTAATGCGTCAGAACGCGTAAACCAATCCGTGTTAGCTGCCATAAGAGCTTACTTGGAAAATGACCATCGAGAGTGGGATCTATATTTGACAGAGATAGAATGTGCCCTCAGGACATCGATTCATAGTGCAACGGGAGTAACTCCGTTCTTTGCACTGTTTGGCTACAATATGTATACCCACGGTACAGACTATAAACTTGCTCAAAGACTGCATTCGATGACCGATCACAAGATAACACAATTGAACAGAAAAGACAAGTTGGAAATCATTCGTGAAAAAATCAAGACCAATATGCACAATGCGTATGAACAAAGCGCGAAAAGATATAACGCAAGAGCGCGAATGGTCACATTTACACCCGGTCAAGAGGTTTACAAGAGGAACTATGTACTGAGTGATTTCGCGAAAAACTTCAATGCGAAGTTCGCACGCAAGTTTATAAAATGCAGAATTGTAAAACCAATTGGCAATAACATGTATGCTCTGGAAGATATGAAGGGGAAATCAATTGGCACGTGTCACGCTAAAGACTTAAAAAGATAACTTCGGCACATTGGACCTGAGAATCGGGTCGCCAGCAACAAAATAAGTGCGGTTCCACTGGgttatttctttcagtgtagtgaaTGAAAGTTAGGCGTGAATGTTCTGGGTTTCCCGCGCGTTTGTTCAAACTCTTGCAACACTGTCATTTCGTATTTACATACAATCAGCTGCTTTTAGGCAACTTCTatttttttgcaacaatttctgatacatttttaaaatttgtttttaagagGTCTTTCGTGCTATTTTATCATCAAATGCTTATGAAGAACATAGAAGACATATGActgattcaaattaaatttttctgattcaatcacgaaataattgtatcaatcacagttttaattgggcatagaaaaaattcttgattaaaaaattaattgatttcattagcaaaattcaattaaatttttaaaaatttaattaatgttgaCTGCAAAACacaactaatttttaaattagagaGTTAACTATTTTCAAGTACTTTTTGAATTAGCTTAGAGttttttggattaacaattgatattttgaaaaaaaattttaataaaaaattaagaaaaaatcatcacattttttaactgacttaatcTTCCAAACTTGATTACaaacttaattgtatcaattaaatttttttataaaaaaaaaaagtttcaaaattttcaatgattgacttaattaacttcatgttaaaaacttgattaaaacgctaattgtatcaattaatgtattaattgaaaaaatttcaacatcaattaactttttaatcggaaatattttggtgatattttttctgtgaatcgAGAAGAGAACAttatttcgatgaaattccACGAATATTCGACCGAGTCAGGAACAAAAATCTCAATGCGAGTTTTTTTATCATATGTTGAGTTGGAAGATGTTTTTTTGTAAAGGAAATGCTTCATAGTttcttgtaaacattttatatgatGTTTTTAATAACCAATGGGTTCCTGTCTTGCTTCAATTCTTAAGAGATGGTTTTCTTCAAATCGCAGAAAGAAACAATTGGAACAGAAGAGTTCCCAGTCAGAGATGGCGGATGGTTAGAAGAGGCAGCGTTGTAAGCAGAACGTCCAGACAACGCttgctaaacaaatttttgtgactgtttttaaaattaagattttccacaaaattatcATTGAGAATACATTTCATTTGTTGTGGATATGAGTTGATATAAAATAGGTATAAGGGAAATCGATCAAATAACAATTTGTTCCTTTCTTAAGTATCTTCGTAAAAACGACATTGGGAAATGGAAAAAGTATGCGGTTTAAACGGTgtgcaacaaaaaaataaataaaaaaatgaattaagtttttttatttttttttgaatgaaaaaagcCTTTCGAAGAATCAattcttttaatcaaactaagaacGCGAAGTCCGATGGAAAGGCGAATGACATTAATCTCGTTTTAATTCAAGAAAGTGAGTCTTACAATCAATAGTAATTACATGTGTAATTGAGttaatggaaattttcaaatcgaacCATATTTTTATCGTAGATTTTAGTCATGCTCAAGTCAAAAGCTgtgagcagggatggaaaatgcaataCTATAGTATTTTGTTTAATACTTTTTCATCGTGGGcagtacccccccccccccccccccgaacgATTTAGTACCTTTGATGTAGGCATTCTTGAGCTGATATCAGAATTATGATATAAAatagtttgccaaaattgtacttctattttctaaatattctatagaaaattgtgttaaaatttcaatcttatcaaaattttagtgctatagaatattttgtgaaacattcatatttaaaacaaattttgccagattttatttctgtagaaaattctgtcaaacttttatttctaaagaaaatttttgtcaaaatcttaattctataaaaatcacgttaaaagtttatttgtgtTTAAAAAGTCCataggttatttctatagaactttattgagtgttatttctatacacaatttgtcaaaattgtgtttttaattaTTGGCAGGAAATTCATGAAgacaacaaaagaaaaagaaaaaaattgatgaataaaagtgatgagttgacaaataaaatttcattttctttaaaattttgtctggAGGATacattgacaataatcttccattggattttttttttaatttagggaAAAGTACTTTTCCGTTAAAAAAATACCTTGTTGGtgctttctttaaaaaattgtaattcccATCCCTGGCTATGAGCGatactacacccaaaaaaatttgttcgtaAGGATAGCAGAAagcctgctaaaacagcagaaagtctgctgaaaacggTACAGCAGTAAATGGGCTAAAATAGCTGCCACGTTGTTAAGCTCGatgacactaaaacatgttttatttcgcatgaaataaataaaaatgttaattgagaGTTATCCAAAcatgattaaaataaattttatgaatatatatgtgtttgaccaaaaataatatatatttatcgaattgaggcataacagcaaacaaaatgtttgctgatcgcatttaggagcttttatgtatattacagtgcaaaaatattccaaaaactatatttggttcttaaatatgctttggggaaaattttataaactattttgtaCGGTTCACCAGGGCATTCTCAATTAGGACTGTAATTCAATGTCCAAAGTATCTTAGAAAtgttcataaatattttcaggGTAATGGAATTATAATTGATTCAACGGATTTAGttgaaacagtaaaaaaataaatatttgggtttctctatgccgacaggcaagtcacttcatattttgttgtcgagtaacaaacgaacatatacaataggtGCCAAGAAAaaggtaaaaacaattttgaaatttgattcaATTCTCagacaaaaatattgaaaatacgcattttttgataatcaatgtaCGCTCATACAAACGATGGGAACTTTCAAAAATGCAGAAACTCAAATTGATTCGAACTCGAGGACTGTttttcgttcgacatacagaaacagagtataaattggatcaataagTTTCGAGATGGTGccagaaaattattttgttttgtgtaatGTAACCACCTCACCGAGGAATGTAAATGAAAGTTTTCAGTCTAACAAGAATCCTGAACAAGAGTTCTGAAACGTTTGGCAATCCTGGTTTTCCACAACTTTGGTGTACTAGCCAGGCAACAATTCAAATGCACTACCGGGTATGGTAGTCGGTTAAGTCAAATTGTGTAAAATAGAGGAAAGAAGATTCTTCAGTGATTTGTGTTATTGACCGACATAATAGTACACATATTGTTTACAACGTTAGTAATGGGACAAATAAACGACACAAACAAGGGGGTATTAATACGGGGTTTTTATTAGACACGAACGTATGGACAGACATGATGGCAACACACTACCTGGGTTACTGGGAGTTGCCGTACCTGTGAGTCTATGTGGCAGATGTGGTTGTGTTGATGTGGACGCATAGCTGGTCGAACATATTGTTGTTGTGTACATCACTTTGGGGTTTGTAGAGTAACAGGCGGCGGCCATGGATACTGTGATGATTGAATATATGTTGGGTTCTGGCTGACAAGAGTAGTTGACCATTCAATTATATTTCATTGATG
Encoded here:
- the LOC142242024 gene encoding uncharacterized protein LOC142242024 isoform X1, which translates into the protein MVNYSCQPEPNIYSIITVSMAAACYSTNPKVMYTTTICSTSYASTSTQPHLPHRLTGTATPSNPGENLFAEQRLQHINGHTQIAFRTVAVIQFIWIFIQIPPRSNISLLGQE
- the LOC142242024 gene encoding uncharacterized protein LOC142242024 isoform X4 — its product is MVNYSCQPEPNIYSIITVSMAAACYSTNPKVMYTTTICSTSYASTSTQPHLPHRLTGENLFAEQRLQHINGHTQIGKLSVRWQ
- the LOC142242024 gene encoding uncharacterized protein LOC142242024 isoform X2; translation: MVNYSCQPEPNIYSIITVSMAAACYSTNPKVMYTTTICSTSYASTSTQPHLPHRLTGENLFAEQRLQHINGHTQIAFRTVAVIQFIWIFIQIPPRSNISLLGQE
- the LOC142242024 gene encoding uncharacterized protein LOC142242024 isoform X3, translated to MVNYSCQPEPNIYSIITVSMAAACYSTNPKVMYTTTICSTSYASTSTQPHLPHRLTGTATPSNPGENLFAEQRLQHINGHTQIGKLSVRWQ